CGCCGTGCACGTGCACCAGCCCGCGCCCCTGGAAATCGGCCACCACCTGTCCCACCGCGCCGATCATTTCCTCGCTGCCGCTGACGATCGGGCGCCTGTGCGACCGCACCGCCAGCCACACGATGCCGGCAATCACGCCGGCGCCGGCAAGGCCGATCCCGATCACCGCGGGCAGCGCCACGCCATAGGCAGCGGAGCCGGTGCGCATCAGCACCACCGAACCGACGACCAGCGACACGACGCCGCCGATGCCCAGCACGCCATAGGCCGGCACGAAGGCCTCGGAAACGATCAGCGCCACGCCGAGCAGAATCAGCCCCAGGCCGGCGAAATTGACCGGCAGCAATTGAAACGCATAAAGCGCCAGCAGCAGGCAGATCGCGCCGACCACGCCGGGCAGGACGACGCCCGGATGCGAGCCTTCCAGCACCAGACCGCCGATGCCGAGCAGCAGCAGGATCAGCGCCACCGACGGATCGGCAATGACGCCCAGGAACTGGCTGCGTACACCCGGCGCGACGTTTTCGACCACCGCATTGCGCGTGCGCAGCACCCGCACACCGGCCGTCGTTTCCACGCGGCGCCCGTCCACGCTGGCCAGCAGGGCCGGCACGCTGGGCGCTATCAGGTCGATGACGTGATCCTTCAGCGCCTGCTCGGCCGAGATGCTGACGGCTTGGCGCACCGCTTTTTCCGCCCAGTCCGCATTGCGCCCGCGGCGCTCGGCCAGCGCGCGAATGTAGGCCACCGCGTCGTTGGTGACTTTGCGCATTTCGGTGCTGCCGCCGCCCTCGTCGGCCGCCTTCTTGCCGCTGGCGGGAGACGGCAGCGAGCCGCCGCCGGTGATAGCCACCGGCGTGGCGGCGCCGATATTCGTCGCTGGCGCCATCGCCGCCACGTGGCAGGCGTAAAGAATGTAGGTGCCGGCGCTGGCGGCGCGCGCGCCCTGCGGCGCGACATAGCCGATCACCGGCACCGCGGAATTCAGGATGGCCTTGATGATGTCGCGCATCGCGCTCGACAGGCCGCCCGGCGTGTCCAGCTCCAGCAGCACCGCCTGCGCGCCGCGCCGATTCGCCTCGTCGATGCCGCGCACCACGTAATCGGCGCTGGCCGGGCTGATCGCGCCATCGACCTTCAGCGCGACGACCAGCGCCGGTTCTGCCGCTGGCGCCAGCGCGTCAGCGGCATGAGCCTCGCATGCCAGCAGGGCCAGCAGGCACGGCAAGAAAACGCGCCACAGCGTCACGTGACGGTCTCCGAAAGAGTGACGAACGTCGGTGCGGCCGCGTCGATCACGGTTTCATCGTCCAAGCGCACAGCGCCATATTAGGGAGCTTTGCCGCGCTTCGCACGACCGCGGGCTATGGCTCCGCAGCCAAATCGCCCACGTAGCGCCGGTAGCTGAACACGCGGCCGCGCTGGCGGTGGGTCAACTCGGTGACGATGCCGACGCGCTCGAGGTGCGCGAGCGACCTGTTGACCGTGGCCGCGGTCAGCCCCGTGACCGTAACCAGGGCTGCCGAGGTGGCGATCGGCTGGCGCTGCAAGGCCTGGTGCAGCGCCAGCGCCGAACCGGCGGCGCGTCCGAGGCCGGCAATGCGCTCACGGTCGTCGTTGACCAGCGCCAGTAGCGCATTCGCGGTGGCGACCGCGTGCGCCGCGCTCACCTCGATGCCCTCGGCAAAGAAATCGAGCCAGCGCTCCCAGTCGCCGGAACGTCGCACGCCATTCAAAAGGTCGTAGTAAAGCGCGCGGTGGGTCTTGAAAAACAGGCTCGGATACAGCATCGGCGCACGCAGCACCCCGTCAGCCACCAGTTGCAGCACGATCAAGAGCCGCCCAAGCCGGCCGTTGCCGTCGAGGAAAGGGTGGATGGTTTCGAACTGTACGTGGGCCAGCGCCGCCTTGATCAGCGGCGGCGTCGGCTCCGGCTGGTCGTTGAGGAAATGCTCGAACGATCGCAGACACTGCGCCAGTGCATTCGCGGGCGGCGGCACGAATGCGGCATTGCCTGGCCGCGTGCCACCGATCCACACCTGCGAGCGCCTGACCTCGCCGGGTGTCTTGCCACGCCCGCCCGGATGCGCGAGCAGTGCCTCGTGCATGCCGCGGAGCAAGCGCATCGACAGCGGCAACCCGTCGCGCAGCGCTTCGAGCCCGTGCTCCAGCGCCGCCACACAGCGGCTTACCTCGCGCGCGTCTTCCACCGGCACGCCGGGCTGTTCGTCGATCTCGTACAGCAGCAGGTCGGCCAGCGAAGACTGCGTACCCTCGATCTGCGACGAAAGCACCGCCTCCTTGCGCACGAAGCTGTAGAGCACCAATGCCGCGTTGGGCAGATGCGCGGCCAGCGCGTCGAGCCGGCCGAGCGCCACCAGCGCGTCGTCGAAGCGGCGCCGCAAGGCGGGCGACCAGACGACCGCGGGCTCGGGCGGCAGCGGCGCCGGCACGAAGGCCCGGAACCGCTCGCCGGCCATGGCGACTTCGACGTAGCTGCCTGGTGGCGGTCTGCGCATCGGCGGGAACCTAAATCAACGACAGCCGTTATTTTAGGATGAGGCAATAAGTTAAATCAATGCGCGGGCTTGTTTGAAGCCGGACAGCAGTCGGTGGGCGGCAAAGCCGTGCAACCGACCGTCTCTCAGATGAGGACCTGATCAAAACCGATCCCTTCTTCATCGCGGGCTTGCGCCGGAGCTACGAGATCTTCCATTGGTCGAAGGCGAACGCCGAGCGCAAGGTTCTCATTTGACGCCCAACCGTCAGACGAGTCTTGGTGTTAGCCTTCACGACCATGAGCCACATTTGCGAACGCCTAGTCGGCGCTGTGCACTATCTGCAGCGAAACGGTCTCACAAACGCTCGATGCGATGGGTTTGTCGGTATCGGATGCTGTGCGGTTGTTTCTGCACCGGGTCGTAGCGGAGCAAGCGTTTCCGCTCGAACTCAATGTGCCCAATACCGAAACCCGCGCTGCAATCGCCGAGTCTCGTGCGATGATGGCGGCGCGCAAAGCGCGCTTCAACTCCGCACAGGCCTTGTTCGATGATCTCGAGAAGGCCGGCCACAAGTAAGCGCGCCAGCCTTCCCAGGACGACCGACTACACCCGGACGTTCCGCAAGGAATGGGAGCGCCTGTCGCATTCGGGCCGCTACGACATGAAGCGGCTCAAGGAGGTGATGCTGCTTCTCTGCGTTGCCACCGATGAACCAAGTGCCGGCTCATCTCGTCCACCATGTCTTGTCCCGTTCATCCTCACGAAGTCGAGTTCAGCGCCATCCGCTCGCAGGGGCCGGGCGGGCAGAACGTCAACAAGGTATCGAGCGCCGTTCATTTGCGCTTCGACATTCACCGGTCTTCACTGCCGCAAACGGTTAAGAACAAGCTGCTGCGCTTGCCCGATCAGCGCGTGACGAAAGACGGCGTGATCGTCATCAAGGCGCAGTCCTCGCGCAGTCGCGATCGGAACAAGGCCGAGGCACTGGCGCGCCTCGAAGAACTCATCGCTGAAGCGGCGTTCGTGCTGCCGCCACGCCGGCCGACCAAGCCGACCTATGCCTCCAGGCAGCGGCGCCTGGAGAGCAAGTCTCTTCGCTCCGGCATCAAATCCGGTCGCGGCAAGGTGGTGATCTGAGCACCGGCGTTGCAGCCGGCACGCAAGCGCGCTCGAACAACCGGGCCCCGCGCTATTCAGCGCGGGCATCGGCTCCGTGTTCAGAGAGTTGGGCGCCGAACCAGCGATGCACGGCG
This genomic interval from Burkholderiaceae bacterium contains the following:
- a CDS encoding DNA-damage-inducible protein J; protein product: MGLSVSDAVRLFLHRVVAEQAFPLELNVPNTETRAAIAESRAMMAARKARFNSAQALFDDLEKAGHK
- a CDS encoding Fic domain-containing protein; amino-acid sequence: MRRPPPGSYVEVAMAGERFRAFVPAPLPPEPAVVWSPALRRRFDDALVALGRLDALAAHLPNAALVLYSFVRKEAVLSSQIEGTQSSLADLLLYEIDEQPGVPVEDAREVSRCVAALEHGLEALRDGLPLSMRLLRGMHEALLAHPGGRGKTPGEVRRSQVWIGGTRPGNAAFVPPPANALAQCLRSFEHFLNDQPEPTPPLIKAALAHVQFETIHPFLDGNGRLGRLLIVLQLVADGVLRAPMLYPSLFFKTHRALYYDLLNGVRRSGDWERWLDFFAEGIEVSAAHAVATANALLALVNDDRERIAGLGRAAGSALALHQALQRQPIATSAALVTVTGLTAATVNRSLAHLERVGIVTELTHRQRGRVFSYRRYVGDLAAEP
- a CDS encoding slipin family protein; this translates as MTLWRVFLPCLLALLACEAHAADALAPAAEPALVVALKVDGAISPASADYVVRGIDEANRRGAQAVLLELDTPGGLSSAMRDIIKAILNSAVPVIGYVAPQGARAASAGTYILYACHVAAMAPATNIGAATPVAITGGGSLPSPASGKKAADEGGGSTEMRKVTNDAVAYIRALAERRGRNADWAEKAVRQAVSISAEQALKDHVIDLIAPSVPALLASVDGRRVETTAGVRVLRTRNAVVENVAPGVRSQFLGVIADPSVALILLLLGIGGLVLEGSHPGVVLPGVVGAICLLLALYAFQLLPVNFAGLGLILLGVALIVSEAFVPAYGVLGIGGVVSLVVGSVVLMRTGSAAYGVALPAVIGIGLAGAGVIAGIVWLAVRSHRRPIVSGSEEMIGAVGQVVADFQGRGLVHVHGERWQAQSAAPLKQGQRVVVTGRRGLMLEVQTAATPDQEHAP
- a CDS encoding Peptidyl-tRNA hydrolase ArfB; translation: MSCPVHPHEVEFSAIRSQGPGGQNVNKVSSAVHLRFDIHRSSLPQTVKNKLLRLPDQRVTKDGVIVIKAQSSRSRDRNKAEALARLEELIAEAAFVLPPRRPTKPTYASRQRRLESKSLRSGIKSGRGKVVI